Proteins from a genomic interval of Tachyglossus aculeatus isolate mTacAcu1 chromosome 8, mTacAcu1.pri, whole genome shotgun sequence:
- the WFDC2 gene encoding WAP four-disulfide core domain protein 2 has product MRWQPDRPPASYPRPSPPLGPPCPLPAAGPLPAPARLLLPRRFKSPPGTAAAPVPGSRCGTMPRTLAPLAVLLALLLLGFFPPPASSQNATVKAGVCPERPAADNCTMDCTSDEDCADTSKCCSIGCSRQCLIPNDKPGTCPEVKSGIPLLGLCHDQCQVDSECLGQQKCCKNGCGKVSCVTPNF; this is encoded by the exons ATGAGGTGGCAACCGGACCGGCCGCCAGCGTCCTATCcccgaccctccccacccctgggcccgccgtgccccctccccgcggcaggccctctccccgcccccgcccggctCCTCCTGCCTCGGCGATTTAAATCTCCCCCCGGGACGGCCGCCGCTCCAGTGCCGGGCTCCCGCTGCGGCACCATGCCCCGCACCCTCGCCCCCCTGGCCGTCCTTCTGGCCCTTCTCCTGCTTGGCTTCTTTCCTCCACCCGCCTCCAGCCAAAACGCCaccg TGAAAGCCGGGGTTTGTCCGGAGCGTCCAGCGGCCGACAACTGCACCATGGACTGTACCTCCGACGAGGACTGCGCTGATACCAGCAAATGCTGCAGCATCGGCTGCTCCAGACAATGCCTCATCCCCAACG ACAAGCCGGGTACCTGCCCTGAAGTGAAAAGTGGGATTCCCCTGCTGGGCCTCTGCCATGATCAATGTCAGGTGGACAGCGAATGCCTGGGACAGCAGAAGTGCTGCAAGAACGGCTGTGGGAAAGTGTCCTGTGTCACGCCCAACTTCTGA